Genomic segment of Primulina tabacum isolate GXHZ01 chromosome 11, ASM2559414v2, whole genome shotgun sequence:
gacttttgtattcaaaatatataccaatcaaagcataattggttatgccgatgctgtgTATTTATTTGATCCACACAAGACACGTTCCCAAatcggatatgtatttactcgtggaggcactgcaatttcttggcgttcatagaaacaaacactcataacaacttcatcaaatcacggCGAGATTATTTCACTGCATGAAGCAAGCCGTAAATGTGTGtggctaaaatcaatgaccgaACATATCCAAacctcatgcggattatcattcgacaagaAGTTCGTgacactatatgaagataatgatgcatatgttgctcaaatgaaagaaagatacataaaaagcgacataaCATATTcttcctaagttcttcgcattcacccaagagcttgagaagaataaagatattgatattcgttacattcaatcaagtgaaaactcatcagatctcttcataaaggcacttcctacgacaatattcagaaagcatatatataacattgggTGCGCAATCAACGAAATTTTTGAAGAATCGTTCGTGTTAACATGAGgaggagtttacgtgactgcactatttttcccttactatagtttttatcccaatgagtttttcctagtaaggtttttaacgaggcaatataaaaacacgtaatgaagacaatcattttatcatgatcatcatcacaagggggagtgttgaaaataagaatgttgaatgttgaaaataaaaagttgaatgttgaaaataagagttgtaaaattgaaaattagtgtgtgatgatgtatgtaatgatgtatttatttttgaattatttccaaagaaattctataaataggtctctcaatttgtgaagaaaattacaattgagtagagagaaaattttataaagtgtttaatttgatatattttgtgaatttgagatttttattttttaccgtAAATTTGTACTTTTAACACATGCTTCATATATAAGAATTTTTTTACGAGGATAAatcgtttttttaaaaagaaaaacatgTGTTGTTTTGTTGAATGGATAAATATACTTTTGTTTATTGAAATTACCGAAAAAAATGTATTGACTTGTATTTTATCTTCAATAGGTGCTCTTTTTTTATTGTAATTATAAATACAAATAACTACAAAGATATTTAATAATGATACAAAAATACTAATAATGATATCCACAGATTCTCCTGAAAGAAGGTTCAAAAATACGGTCTAGAATGGGACCTTGGAATGGAGTTACTTTTAGCGGGGGACCAAATGATTTTCATATTCCTATGTACATGTTTAGGCTTGTGATGAATCAGGAGGAGGTTCGCTAACTCCAGGAAACCATTGACAAATCATTTGTTACTATAATCGTGGTCAACCCGGGTGGTGTTGCAGAACGTTTGGTGCTAAACAGGTATATCGATGTTAGGTGCAAAACATAATTTCTGTCGGCTTAAGTTTTCTGGTAATGTGGCGGTCGGATAGTAACTCTACTGCATAACGTTATTTTGGAATGGCCACACTCAGTTGTAGAATTTGTAGGTGGTGGATGCCTCACACGGTGAATCAGTGATCATGCatctttttttaattaaaaaataagaaaaaattgtttttatcaTATGTGTTTGTTTCTTTGCGATTTTTGTCATctatattgtcaaattttggttttagtgtgttatctttgagtttttttttttttttgtaattttactAATTTTTCCGTTGTGGCAATAATATGACACAAATTTAGCGTTGATGTGGTAGTGACATGTGTAGTGTCATATTAACACTctcattaaaaaaacaaaaaatctgAAGTTGCGggactaaaactgaaatttgcCAACATAAATATCGTAATCGCAAAGTGCaatttcccaaaaaaaattgaatagtGAATCTTTCTTCTCAAGTGAAGTTTATATTAAtttggtgtatatatatatatctatcgATTTATCTATGTATAACTATAGATGACGGAAAATATATGTTGCAACAACGTTATTGCTATCATTTCCCATTTTAATTATCAATATTTTGCAAACTCTCACACCAAATCATTTTTATCTTGTTGACTCTACAAACTcatgaaataatatttaaatcgATTCGGTTCGTTTACATtcttagtcatgattaaataatataattgtaACCATCGTGACCAAGGATTTTAAGCCTAGAAAAATAATCATCTCCAGGTCCATTCTGGAGATTGGCTCCAGCCATCgttttagaaaaatatttttccacACAAAAATCCTAATAAAATATTGAAGAAAAAAGACACATGTATATCATAAATTTCACTCTAAAACTTTGACCGAGTTTGCTTTAACATAAGCAATTCAATTAGCTTGGTCAAATAAACAACTTGTTTGAACTCTTACTCCGTCTGTACTAGCTGCAGCTGCAGCGATGGAAATTTTACAAAAAGGCCTGGCTTTGGCGTTCCTTTTCATTATTCCGGCCACTTTTGGTGCGACTAATACGATAACAACTAGTCAGATGATTAGAGATGGCGAGACCATGGTATCGTCTGATGGAGTATTCGAATTGGGATTTTTCAGAACAGGAAAGTTAACAAATCAATACGTGGGTCTATGGTACAGGAATATCAAAGTTAGGAGAGTTGTTTGGGTTGTCAACAGAGAAGCACCATTAACAGGGGCAGGAGGTGTGTTAAAGGTTATCGAACCTGGACTCTTGGTGCTACTGAATGACACCAATGGAGCAACAGTGTGGTCTTCAAAATCGTCAAGGTCTGTACAAAACCCAATTGCACAGTTACTGGACTCCGGAAATTTAGTCGTAAGAGATGCGAATGATGAAAGGCCAGAGAATTTCCTCTGGCAGAGTTTTGATCATCCGACTGATACAGGTTTACCTGGAATGAAGATTGGAATGAACTATGTAACAGGTATCGAAACTTACTTAATGTCATGGAAAAGCAATGATGACCCTGCTCTTGGAGATTTTAGTACTCACGTGGATCCAACAGGATACCCACAAGTACTACTAAAAAATGGTACAGAAATTTGGTCTAGAAATGGTCCTTGGAATGGATTTGGCTTCAGTGGGGGACCGAATGAGACAGGAGAAGCAACATACAAGATTCATTTAGTAATGAATGAGAAGGAGGTATATGTTTTCCAAGAAATTATCGATAAATCAGTTACGATAGCTGTAGTCGATGAGAGTGGTTATCAACAACGTTGGACTTGGGTTGATGGAGCTCAAAATTGGGTGAAATTTACCTACTTACCAGTAGATAGTTGTGATCAATACAAGTTATGTGGTGCATATGGTAAGTGTAGCACTAACACTCCATTTTGTAGATGCCTGGACAGATTTGTGCCCAAAGACCAAGAAGGGTGGGCTAGATCAGATAGGTCGAATGGATGCGTTCGGCGAAATAACTTGAGTTGTCAAGGAGATATATTCTTGAAATATCCTGGCATTAAATTGCCGGACTCAAGAAATTCGCGTTACATCGATGTTTTGGCACTAGAAGACTGCAAAGCAGAATGCTTAAAGGACTGCTCTTGTATGGCATGCACAAAGTTAGATCGAAGCAAAGGCACCGGGTGCCTTCTTTGGTTTGGAGACTTGATTGACATGAAAGACCAACCTGAGAATGGAGATGATATTTACATCAGAATGTCTTCTTCAGAGGCAGGTAATACTTAGGATGAACAAAGTTCGATGCTTTCCTCATTTGCTTCAACTTCTGATtcacacaataaataaaaagaagcGAATTTCTGAGCATTATAACATCCCAGTATACAGACAACTTATCAGTTTTATACAGGGGAGAATCtcaaacaaaaatatatatggtGATCAAGAAATATCTCAATGCTGTCGTGAATAAATTACATTTGCCATTtaaacttttgttttttgtctAAAGTACCTCTAACAAAAATAATCTGATAACAAAAAGACGagattttttttcctaaatgttggattttcaatagatattaacaaaaaaattgaGTGCCGATATTTTATAATGAAGTATTGCCTTTTTAATTGGACAGAAAATGTTGCTGAATCTGAAGGAAAGAAGAAATATACAACAGTTGCAGTGAGTTTGACATCAGTGATGATTATAATTCTTATTGGCACGGGCCTCTTTCTATATATCCGGAAGCGGTTGAGTTATCAAAACCTTAGAATGAAGGGTAAGAAAAGAGTTTATGCTCAAGGAATATAATAATTAGGAAGCAAAGAAAAATATCCAGTAGGAGATTTGAAATAATGAGCATACTCAATTACTTACCTAGCTTCCATTTTGAATGGCATCTTGACATTTTTCCTTTTGCAGGCCAACATTTTGGAAGTCATGAGCAGAACTCGGAGCTGCCATTATTTGATCTATCAACTATTTTGGAAGCTACAGATCACTTTTCAATTAACAACAAGCTCGGGGAGGGTGGATTTGGGCCGGTTTATAAGGTATTACTGGTTCACCTCTATATGCAGTTATACGAAACTGCATAAGATGAAGATgacatttttatcattttaaaatcactATTGTTTTAATAATGGCAAAGGGAAAAATATGTGATGAGTAAATCTCGCTCGACCAAAGATGGAAGAGAGTCGTGTAATATAAGAAATAGGCTTTCAAATGGCAAGAAATGTTTTAATGAAAACACGATGTAGTAGAGCTAAAGATAACGATGTTCTCAAGTGAAGTAATGAACCTTTTGCAAAGATGATCAAGTCAATGTGTCTAAAAAAACTTAGCTTCTTAAATAGTAAAACTTCTACAGGAAATTtcatttttggaaaaggaatgaAAGTTGTTAAAGTTCTGTAATTACTTCAAATTCAGTGAGGCTGTATTTGCATTGATGGATTTGGAACTAAGGACttcatatcaataataataaagcAATTTATTTGTCAGGATATTACATACTTTTGAGTCCTAAAACTGAATTTCAAACCTATCTTATACGGAATcatttcgatttttttcttcaaatactTTCCGCAAATCCAAATGTAACTTAGAAAATCACTACCTTACATGAACAAGCTGGTGGCTTAGGGCATGCTGGAAGGTGGAcaagaaattgcagtgaaaCGGTTATCCAAGGACTCCATGCAAGGACTAGATGAATTCAAAAATGAAATAATCTTTATTGGCAAACTTCAACATCGAAATCTCGTCAGGCTTATCGGCGGCTGCATCAATGGAGAGGAAAAAATGTTGATCTATGAATATATGCCTAATAAAAGCCTGGACATGATTTTATTTGGTGAGCACTCCAATTTTGTATGCTCATATCTATGATCAGATTGCATGAGAATTACAGAAACGACTATAACCTGAAACAATTAATTTATGTGCTTAAACattattcatttcaatcatgCATAGCCGTCGGTGATTATTTACTGGACATATCGAGTACTCTAATGCTAGCACAATGAATACCAATCTAACATATAAATATGAGGTTCATATGATGGGCAAATTGGCAGTTCATCTCCTATAGCCAGTGAATGTTGGGCTATTGAACTTATTCACGATATTCATGCAATCAACAGAAAATACTGACTGTCGAATTTTTTGAACAGACCAAACAAAAAGCATGTTACTTGATTGGAAAAAGCGCTTCAGTGTTATCAATGGCATTGCTAGGGGACTGCTGTATCTTCATCAAGATTCCCAATTGAGAGTCATACATCGAGACCTCAAACCTAGCAATGTATTGCTAGATTCAGACATGAACCCTAAGATATCAGACTTTGGTATGGCTAGAAGTTTTCTAGAGAATGAGACTGGAGCTAAGACACGACGAGTTGTTGGAACATAGTAAGTATCTCAAAAACTCCACGTGTCACTTCTAACCTACCATTGTTTGTGactttatattaatattaattctTTATTGTAGTGGGTATATGTCCCCAGAATATGCGATAGATGGCTTGTTCTCCACAAAATCAGATGTATATAGCTTTGGGGTCCTAGTGATAGAAATTGTAAGTGGAATGAGAAACAGGGGATTTTCTCACGATGA
This window contains:
- the LOC142519481 gene encoding G-type lectin S-receptor-like serine/threonine-protein kinase At4g27290 isoform X1; amino-acid sequence: MEILQKGLALAFLFIIPATFGATNTITTSQMIRDGETMVSSDGVFELGFFRTGKLTNQYVGLWYRNIKVRRVVWVVNREAPLTGAGGVLKVIEPGLLVLLNDTNGATVWSSKSSRSVQNPIAQLLDSGNLVVRDANDERPENFLWQSFDHPTDTGLPGMKIGMNYVTGIETYLMSWKSNDDPALGDFSTHVDPTGYPQVLLKNGTEIWSRNGPWNGFGFSGGPNETGEATYKIHLVMNEKEVYVFQEIIDKSVTIAVVDESGYQQRWTWVDGAQNWVKFTYLPVDSCDQYKLCGAYGKCSTNTPFCRCLDRFVPKDQEGWARSDRSNGCVRRNNLSCQGDIFLKYPGIKLPDSRNSRYIDVLALEDCKAECLKDCSCMACTKLDRSKGTGCLLWFGDLIDMKDQPENGDDIYIRMSSSEAENVAESEGKKKYTTVAVSLTSVMIIILIGTGLFLYIRKRLSYQNLRMKGQHFGSHEQNSELPLFDLSTILEATDHFSINNKLGEGGFGPVYKGMLEGGQEIAVKRLSKDSMQGLDEFKNEIIFIGKLQHRNLVRLIGGCINGEEKMLIYEYMPNKSLDMILFDQTKSMLLDWKKRFSVINGIARGLLYLHQDSQLRVIHRDLKPSNVLLDSDMNPKISDFGMARSFLENETGAKTRRVVGTYGYMSPEYAIDGLFSTKSDVYSFGVLVIEIVSGMRNRGFSHDDDNLNLIGHAWTLYKEGRSLELVDPCLAEPSYISEMLRIIHVGLLCVQKRPEDRPSMFTAVFMLSNEVVLPEAKQPGFFTEREVTIAQSSTSTNTANSANEITITMIEAR
- the LOC142519481 gene encoding G-type lectin S-receptor-like serine/threonine-protein kinase At4g27290 isoform X3, coding for MEILQKGLALAFLFIIPATFGATNTITTSQMIRDGETMVSSDGVFELGFFRTGKLTNQYVGLWYRNIKVRRVVWVVNREAPLTGAGGVLKVIEPGLLVLLNDTNGATVWSSKSSRSVQNPIAQLLDSGNLVVRDANDERPENFLWQSFDHPTDTGLPGMKIGMNYVTGIETYLMSWKSNDDPALGDFSTHVDPTGYPQVLLKNGTEIWSRNGPWNGFGFSGGPNETGEATYKIHLVMNEKEVYVFQEIIDKSVTIAVVDESGYQQRWTWVDGAQNWVKFTYLPVDSCDQYKLCGAYGKCSTNTPFCRCLDRFVPKDQEGWARSDRSNGCVRRNNLSCQGDIFLKYPGIKLPDSRNSRYIDVLALEDCKAECLKDCSCMACTKLDRSKGTGCLLWFGDLIDMKDQPENGDDIYIRMSSSEAENVAESEGKKKYTTVAVSLTSVMIIILIGTGLFLYIRKRLSYQNLRMKGQHFGSHEQNSELPLFDLSTILEATDHFSINNKLGEGGFGPVYKGMLEGGQEIAVKRLSKDSMQGLDEFKNEIIFIGKLQHRNLVRLIGGCINGEEKMLIYEYMPNKSLDMILFDQTKSMLLDWKKRFSVINGIARGLLYLHQDSQLRVIHRDLKPSNVLLDSDMNPKISDFGMARSFLENETGAKTRRVVGT
- the LOC142519481 gene encoding G-type lectin S-receptor-like serine/threonine-protein kinase At4g27290 isoform X2; the protein is MEILQKGLALAFLFIIPATFGATNTITTSQMIRDGETMVSSDGVFELGFFRTGKLTNQYVGLWYRNIKVRRVVWVVNREAPLTGAGGVLKVIEPGLLVLLNDTNGATVWSSKSSRSVQNPIAQLLDSGNLVVRDANDERPENFLWQSFDHPTDTGLPGMKIGMNYVTGIETYLMSWKSNDDPALGDFSTHVDPTGYPQVLLKNGTEIWSRNGPWNGFGFSGGPNETGEATYKIHLVMNEKEVYVFQEIIDKSVTIAVVDESGYQQRWTWVDGAQNWVKFTYLPVDSCDQYKLCGAYGKCSTNTPFCRCLDRFVPKDQEGWARSDRSNGCVRRNNLSCQGDIFLKYPGIKLPDSRNSRYIDVLALEDCKAECLKDCSCMACTKLDRSKGTGCLLWFGDLIDMKDQPENGDDIYIRMSSSEAGQHFGSHEQNSELPLFDLSTILEATDHFSINNKLGEGGFGPVYKGMLEGGQEIAVKRLSKDSMQGLDEFKNEIIFIGKLQHRNLVRLIGGCINGEEKMLIYEYMPNKSLDMILFDQTKSMLLDWKKRFSVINGIARGLLYLHQDSQLRVIHRDLKPSNVLLDSDMNPKISDFGMARSFLENETGAKTRRVVGTYGYMSPEYAIDGLFSTKSDVYSFGVLVIEIVSGMRNRGFSHDDDNLNLIGHAWTLYKEGRSLELVDPCLAEPSYISEMLRIIHVGLLCVQKRPEDRPSMFTAVFMLSNEVVLPEAKQPGFFTEREVTIAQSSTSTNTANSANEITITMIEAR
- the LOC142519481 gene encoding G-type lectin S-receptor-like serine/threonine-protein kinase SD1-1 isoform X4 produces the protein MRRRCLDRFVPKDQEGWARSDRSNGCVRRNNLSCQGDIFLKYPGIKLPDSRNSRYIDVLALEDCKAECLKDCSCMACTKLDRSKGTGCLLWFGDLIDMKDQPENGDDIYIRMSSSEAENVAESEGKKKYTTVAVSLTSVMIIILIGTGLFLYIRKRLSYQNLRMKGQHFGSHEQNSELPLFDLSTILEATDHFSINNKLGEGGFGPVYKGMLEGGQEIAVKRLSKDSMQGLDEFKNEIIFIGKLQHRNLVRLIGGCINGEEKMLIYEYMPNKSLDMILFDQTKSMLLDWKKRFSVINGIARGLLYLHQDSQLRVIHRDLKPSNVLLDSDMNPKISDFGMARSFLENETGAKTRRVVGTYGYMSPEYAIDGLFSTKSDVYSFGVLVIEIVSGMRNRGFSHDDDNLNLIGHAWTLYKEGRSLELVDPCLAEPSYISEMLRIIHVGLLCVQKRPEDRPSMFTAVFMLSNEVVLPEAKQPGFFTEREVTIAQSSTSTNTANSANEITITMIEAR